From Dehalococcoidales bacterium, a single genomic window includes:
- a CDS encoding 2,3-bisphosphoglycerate-independent phosphoglycerate mutase has product MTQELIKEIAVTSPDKIVMLVMDGLGGLPDPKTGKTELETARLPNLDALTAKGICGLADPIAPGITPGSGPGHLALFGYDPIKCEIGRGALEATGIDVELKHGDIAARGNFCTVDKEGIITDRRAGRISTEKSTELCKILDGMKIDGIDVKVYPVREHRFVVVFRGEGLAEGLTESDPSRTGVEPLVIEAVNPRAKKMAEVANKFIIKAKEILKQHHPANMILLRGFAMKPHFPTMEENYKLNPLAIAVYPMYRGLARLVGMTVAQTGTTLEDEFKTLKDNYDKYDFFFLHVKWTDTAGEDGDFARKVKVLEEVDAALPLLTGLKPEVLVVTGDHSTPAVLSGHSWHPVPVLICSRYCRTDNVKEFSEPAFLAGGLGRIACTQIMPLALANARKLTKFGA; this is encoded by the coding sequence ATGACGCAGGAATTGATTAAGGAAATAGCGGTAACCTCACCGGACAAGATAGTAATGCTGGTGATGGACGGGTTGGGCGGGCTGCCGGACCCCAAGACGGGCAAGACGGAACTGGAGACGGCGCGGCTGCCTAACCTGGATGCGTTGACGGCTAAAGGAATCTGCGGCCTGGCCGACCCTATTGCGCCCGGGATTACACCGGGCAGCGGGCCGGGGCACCTGGCACTTTTTGGCTACGACCCCATCAAGTGTGAAATAGGGCGGGGGGCTTTGGAAGCCACCGGCATCGATGTGGAGCTGAAACACGGGGACATAGCCGCCCGCGGCAATTTCTGCACCGTTGATAAAGAGGGTATCATTACGGACAGAAGGGCGGGGCGGATTTCCACGGAAAAGTCCACGGAACTGTGTAAAATCCTGGACGGGATGAAAATAGACGGAATTGATGTAAAGGTATATCCGGTGCGGGAGCACCGTTTCGTGGTAGTGTTCCGGGGTGAGGGGCTGGCGGAAGGCCTTACCGAGTCCGACCCTTCGCGGACAGGGGTGGAACCGCTGGTGATTGAAGCCGTCAACCCGAGAGCAAAGAAGATGGCGGAAGTCGCCAATAAATTCATAATAAAAGCTAAAGAGATATTAAAGCAGCACCACCCGGCCAACATGATATTACTGCGGGGTTTCGCCATGAAGCCCCATTTCCCCACCATGGAGGAAAATTATAAGCTGAACCCGCTGGCTATCGCCGTTTACCCCATGTATCGCGGGCTGGCGCGGCTGGTGGGCATGACCGTCGCGCAAACCGGCACCACGCTGGAAGACGAATTTAAGACGCTGAAAGATAACTATGATAAATACGATTTCTTTTTCCTCCACGTAAAGTGGACGGACACCGCCGGTGAAGACGGCGATTTCGCCAGGAAGGTAAAAGTCCTGGAGGAGGTGGACGCCGCCTTGCCGCTGCTTACCGGACTGAAACCGGAAGTGCTGGTTGTTACCGGCGACCACTCCACGCCGGCAGTCTTAAGCGGGCACAGCTGGCACCCGGTGCCCGTGCTGATTTGTTCCAGGTACTGCCGCACCGATAATGTAAAAGAGTTCTCCGAGCCGGCTTTTCTGGCGGGGGGACTGGGCAGGATTGCCTGCACCCAGATTATGCCCCTGGCTCTGGCCAACGCGCGGAAACTGACCAAGTTCGGAGCTTAG
- the tpiA gene encoding triose-phosphate isomerase yields MRTPLIAGNWKMNTTLEEAVNLIKTMQPNLNRIQGIEKVLCPPFISLMAARGLTRNTTVKLGAQDVFYEDKGAYTGEVSPLMLADLCEYVIIGHSERRQYFGETNEIVNKKLKAATKAGLKPILCVGETLEENEAGQTREVLGKQLIDCSDRLYFMSGMVIAYEPIWAIGTGKSASADGANKTISFIRQFVSRLHGSGIANTVRILYGGSVTAANIADLMRKSDIDGALVGGASLKADEFTSIVKQATEIKGL; encoded by the coding sequence ATGCGTACACCGCTGATTGCCGGCAACTGGAAAATGAATACCACTCTGGAAGAAGCTGTCAACCTGATAAAGACCATGCAGCCGAACCTTAACCGCATACAGGGCATAGAAAAAGTGCTTTGCCCGCCTTTCATATCGCTGATGGCGGCGCGGGGGTTGACCCGGAACACTACGGTGAAGCTGGGCGCCCAGGATGTTTTTTACGAGGACAAAGGCGCCTATACCGGCGAGGTGTCACCTCTAATGCTGGCCGACCTCTGTGAATACGTAATCATCGGGCATTCCGAGCGGCGGCAGTACTTCGGCGAGACGAACGAAATTGTCAATAAAAAACTCAAAGCCGCCACTAAAGCGGGGCTCAAACCGATACTATGCGTGGGCGAAACGCTGGAAGAGAATGAAGCCGGGCAGACCCGCGAGGTGCTGGGCAAGCAGCTTATCGATTGCTCCGACCGACTTTATTTTATGAGCGGTATGGTTATCGCCTATGAGCCGATTTGGGCTATCGGCACCGGCAAGTCCGCCTCTGCTGATGGCGCTAATAAAACGATTAGCTTTATCCGGCAATTTGTTTCCCGCCTGCACGGCAGCGGCATCGCCAACACCGTACGTATTCTTTACGGGGGCAGCGTCACCGCCGCCAATATCGCCGATTTAATGAGGAAGTCGGATATCGACGGCGCTCTGGTCGGCGGGGCCAGCCTTAAAGCGGACGAGTTCACCAGTATCGTCAAACAAGCTACCGAGATTAAAGGCCTGTAA
- the miaA gene encoding tRNA (adenosine(37)-N6)-dimethylallyltransferase MiaA: protein MKRLIAIVGPTGSGKSRLALRLAGIFRGEIIGADSRQVYRLMDIGTAKPTPQEMAAVPHHLIDIINPNEEFSLALFQRLANRAIDDIHRRGRLPFLVGGTGLYVRAILEGWQVPAISPDRDFRYNIEKIASENNVEEIYQELVIADPDAAAKIDRRNVRRVIRALEVHAQAGKAFSQLGGKIAPDFIPHIIGLTAERSELYRIVDRRVDGMIERGLVPEVENLLKSGYDFSLPAMSGIGYRQIGQYLKSEMTLAAAIQKIKTETHRFIRHQYAWFRLNDERIHWYDAGDWQNPEIEKALMEYLTND, encoded by the coding sequence GTGAAGCGCCTTATCGCCATCGTCGGACCAACCGGAAGCGGCAAAAGCCGTTTGGCCCTGCGCCTGGCGGGCATTTTCCGGGGGGAGATAATCGGCGCGGACAGCCGTCAGGTCTACCGCTTGATGGACATAGGCACGGCCAAGCCTACGCCGCAGGAAATGGCCGCCGTACCCCACCATCTGATAGACATTATCAATCCGAATGAAGAGTTCAGCCTGGCTTTATTCCAGCGCCTGGCTAACCGGGCTATAGATGATATTCACCGCCGCGGCCGGCTGCCTTTCCTGGTTGGGGGGACGGGTCTGTATGTCAGGGCGATTCTGGAGGGGTGGCAGGTACCGGCTATTTCACCGGACCGGGATTTCCGCTATAATATAGAGAAGATAGCCAGTGAGAACAATGTTGAAGAAATTTATCAGGAACTTGTCATTGCCGACCCTGACGCGGCAGCAAAAATTGACCGCCGCAATGTGCGCCGTGTGATACGCGCGCTGGAAGTGCATGCCCAAGCCGGAAAGGCTTTTTCCCAGCTCGGGGGTAAGATAGCCCCTGACTTTATTCCTCATATCATCGGTCTAACCGCCGAAAGGTCCGAGCTCTACCGTATAGTCGACCGCAGGGTTGACGGGATGATAGAGCGGGGCCTCGTCCCCGAAGTGGAAAATCTGCTCAAATCAGGCTATGATTTCAGCTTACCCGCCATGTCCGGCATCGGCTACCGGCAAATCGGCCAGTATCTCAAGAGCGAAATGACGCTGGCGGCGGCTATCCAGAAAATCAAGACGGAAACGCACCGCTTTATCCGTCACCAGTATGCCTGGTTCCGCCTGAACGATGAGAGAATCCACTGGTATGATGCCGGAGATTGGCAAAACCCGGAGATAGAAAAAGCCCTGATGGAGTATTTAACAAATGATTAA
- the dapF gene encoding diaminopimelate epimerase, which yields MDFTKMHGTGNDFVVVDGRKLKRDWPQTAITVLDRHRGIGADSLIVLLPSKKADFGMRTWDTDGSESETCGNGLRCLARYVLAKGMIPADAEDLTIETLLTVNRIKLEREKGEVVSFRANMGKPRLTADLIPVEVEKGKGVAEEVNGMITYKEKIGGRELTLNMVSMGNPHTVFFSHRPVADFPLSKIGPLVENLSIFPNRVNFEVARVLDESHIEARVWERGVGETLACGSGTGAITVASKLRGYTGSVVDIRLPGGVINVEWNGSREVVVHGPAVIVYEGKWPD from the coding sequence ATGGATTTTACCAAGATGCATGGCACGGGCAATGACTTCGTGGTGGTGGACGGGCGCAAACTCAAGCGCGACTGGCCGCAAACGGCGATAACGGTACTGGACCGCCACCGGGGTATCGGGGCGGACAGCCTGATTGTTCTGCTGCCTTCCAAGAAAGCCGACTTCGGCATGAGGACATGGGACACGGACGGCTCGGAGTCCGAGACCTGCGGCAACGGCCTCCGGTGCCTGGCGCGGTACGTGCTGGCCAAAGGCATGATACCGGCGGACGCAGAAGATCTGACCATCGAGACTTTACTGACGGTCAACCGCATCAAGCTGGAGCGGGAAAAAGGCGAGGTGGTCTCCTTCCGCGCCAACATGGGCAAACCCCGGCTAACCGCCGACCTGATACCGGTGGAGGTGGAAAAGGGTAAAGGGGTGGCGGAAGAGGTTAACGGTATGATAACGTATAAGGAAAAAATAGGCGGGAGGGAGCTGACACTGAACATGGTATCCATGGGCAACCCGCATACCGTGTTTTTCAGCCACAGGCCGGTGGCGGATTTTCCGCTGTCTAAAATAGGGCCGCTGGTGGAGAACCTGTCTATTTTCCCCAACCGCGTGAACTTCGAGGTGGCGCGGGTACTGGACGAAAGCCATATCGAAGCGAGGGTATGGGAGAGGGGAGTGGGTGAAACGCTGGCCTGCGGCAGCGGCACCGGCGCCATTACCGTGGCTTCTAAGCTGCGGGGCTATACCGGCTCGGTGGTGGACATCAGGCTGCCCGGCGGCGTGATTAACGTGGAGTGGAACGGCAGCCGGGAAGTGGTGGTACACGGGCCGGCGGTGATAGTCTATGAAGGCAAATGGCCGGATTGA